In Macadamia integrifolia cultivar HAES 741 chromosome 5, SCU_Mint_v3, whole genome shotgun sequence, a single window of DNA contains:
- the LOC122079128 gene encoding WUSCHEL-related homeobox 1, protein MWMMGCNDGNGFNISDSLNGRRLRPLMPRPTSNTPNASAAATATATATATHPYYSLIHGSHDHLFPLNTHLATITEQSKREFSAQPVVSSRWNPTPEQLRALEELYRRGTRTPTAEQIQHITAQLRRFGKIEGKNVFYWFQNHKARERQKRRRRLESASAAEEQQRYDMESFEKKDSGSSRTGFEVEQNRNWAASTNCSGVAEESVSMQRTAVAESRPEGWIQFGEGELQQRQSSAERHATWQMMQLSCSTPTHLINSITRASDEPITAIDPKLSLQLQEGLYNLCTDQNNEECGESCTLQLFPLHSDNADNAANGAKEEKLSIQMMNTDDYTPCQFIEFLPIMKN, encoded by the exons ATGTGGATGATGGGTTGTAACGATGGCAATGGATTTAACATCTCTGACTCCTTAAATGGGAGGAGACTTCGTCCTCTCATGCCAAGGCCCACTTCTAATACTCCTAATGCTTCAGCTGCAGCAACTGCAACTGCAACTGCAACTGCAACTCATCCTTACTATAGTCTTATTCATGGCTCTCATGATCATCTCTTCCCATTAAATACCCATCTGG CAACCATTACAGAGCAAAGCAAGCGAGAGTTCAGTGCTCAACCTGTAGTTAGCTCAAGGTGGAATCCCACGCCTGAGCAGTTAAGAGCCTTGGAGGAGTTGTATCGACGTGGAACTCGAACGCCCACGGCCGAGCAAATCCAACACATCACTGCACAGCTTCGTCGGTTTGGTAAGATTGAAGGCAAGAATGTGTTTTACTGGTTTCAGAACCATAAAGCTAGAGAACGACAGAAACGCCGACGCCGATTGGAATCTGCCTCTGCTGCTGAAGAACAACAACGATACGACATGGAAAGctttgaaaagaaagattcAG GTTCAAGTCGGACAGGCTTTGAAGTAGAACAGAACAGGAACTGGGCAGCCTCTACAAACTGCAGTGGAGTTGCAGAG GAATCTGTTTCAATGCAAAGAACAGCCGTAGCAGAAAGTAGACCAGAGGGATGGATTCAATTTGGGGAGGGAGAATTACAGCAGAGACAAAGCTCAGCAGAACGCCATGCCACGTGGCAGATGATGCAGCTATCTTGTTCTACTCCCACCCATCTCATAAACTCCATAACCAGAGCTTCTGATGAACCAATAACAGCAATTGACCCAAAGCTCAGTCTGCAACTGCAAGAAGGTCTCTACAACCTCTGCACTGATCAAAACAATGAGGAATGTGGAGAATCTTGCACACTTCAGCTCTTCCCACTTCACAGTGACAATGCTGATAATGCTGCTAATGGTGCAAAGGAGGAGAAGCTGAGTATTCAAATGATGAATACTGATGACTACACCCCATGTCAATTTATTGAGTTCCTTCCCATaatgaagaactga